A stretch of Coccidioides posadasii str. Silveira chromosome 2, complete sequence DNA encodes these proteins:
- a CDS encoding uncharacterized protein (EggNog:ENOG410PGXU~COG:U~TransMembrane:12 (o25-48i83-103o109-126i138-156o168-190i202-221o316-335i355-377o383-403i410-428o440-458i479-498o)~BUSCO:5808at33183) → MVAKCCRLKHTKILGAYNVSEWKRIAQICAAVVYCLLAAGIVFGYAALKPILITEGVYRDRCTKEELDQGVDVCSEQEIRLNLMFTVAAVVTNICALPVGGILDSCGPRVPGAIGSIFIALGALLFANPAHFPYDGRLTGYALFAIGGPFVFISSFHLSNTFPKHAGLILSMLTGAFDCSSALFLLFRLVHGKANGFFTIKTLFLIYLIVPAFILASQVLLMPSRSYSTVGELLQHAEETLAEDESENGGHSAVTQERDADLSPRYQRLISQINALIDDQNSQSGSEYTSNPAFKADPNWGVMHTSSSLQQILSPWFIFITLFTIIQMLRTNYFISTIHPQYEYLLSQPNQARQLNHLFDFFLPLGGLIAIPFIGIILDQSTLPGILTLLVTGATLVGVLGCISDSLPAAYANISLFVLYRPYFYTVVSDYAAKVFGFQTFGKVYGLITFLAGLGNFLQSPLDILTIKILHGNPVPVNIGLTGAGAIAGGVLAWFVWWRNKRWMGVGSAACDVGETERLLPDALNERREGSYGALRRGETA, encoded by the exons ATGGTCGCCAAATGCTGCAGACTGAAGCACACAAAAATATTGGGCGCCTATAATGTGAGCGAATGGAAAAGAATAG CCCAGATATGCGCGGCTGTAGTATACTGCCTGCTAGCAGCAGGCATTGTATTTGGCTATGCTGCACTCAAGCCCATTCTTATCACGGAGGGCGTTTATCGGGATCGCTGCACGAAAGAGGAGCTTGATCAGGGCGTCGATGTCTGTTCCGAACAGGAGATTCG CTTGAATCTCATGTTCACAGTCGCCGCAGTTGTCACCAACATCTGTGCGCTGCCCGTTGGGGGCATATTAGACTCCTGCGGTCCTCGAGTCCCTGGTGCTATTGGAAGTATCTTCATTGCTCTTGGTGCACTTCTATTTGCAAATCCCGCTCATTTTCCATACGATGGGCGTTTAACGGGCTATGCTCTCTTCGCTATTGGTGGCCCGTTCGTATTCATATCCTCTTTCCATCTATCGAATACATTTCCAAAACACGCTGGCCTCATTTTGTCCATGCTAACGGGCGCATTTGATTGTTCGAGCGCCTTATTTTTGCTATTCCGCCTGGTACACGGGAAGGCGAATGGTTTCTTTACCATCAAAactttgttcttgatatatttGATTGTGCCGGCGTTCATTCTTGCTTCCCAAGTCCTATTGATGCCGTCTCGATCTTATAGCACTGTGGGAGAATTACTCCAACATGCCGAAGAGACCCTTGCAGAAGACGAATCTGAAAATGGAGGTCACTCTGCAGTTACCCAGGAACGCGACGCGGACTTATCCCCACGATATCAACGTTTAATTTCTCAAATCAACGCTCTCATCGACGACCAAAACTCCCAATCGGGCTCTGAGTATACCTCAAATCCTGCATTCAAAGCTGACCCTAATTGGGGGGTAATGCATACCTCCTCCTCCCTTCAACAAATCCTTTCTCCCTGGTTCATCTTTATCACTCTCTTCACTATTATTCAAATGCTGCGCACAAACTACTTTATATCCACCATCCATCCGCAATATGAATACCTCCTCTCGCAACCCAATCAAGCAAGGCAGCTGAACCACCTTTTTGACTTCTTCCTACCACTTGGCGGCCTTATCGCTATTCCTTTCATAGGAATCATCCTAGATCAGAGCACTCTACCCGGCATCCTCACTCTCCTTGTGACCGGTGCAACTCTCGTCGGTGTTCTAGGATGCATCTCAGATAGCCTGCCCGCCGCGTACGCCAACATATCCCTCTTCGTGCTCTACCGGCCGTACTTCTACACCGTCGTATCCGACTACGCCGCAAAAGTATTTGGATTCCAAACATTCGGAAAGGTGTATGGATTGATTACTTTTCTTGCAGGTTTGGGGAACTTTTTACAGAGTCCTTTAGATATTCTAACGATCAAAATTTTGCATGGGAATCCTGTGCCGGTGAATATTGGATTGACAGGGGCTGGGGCCATTGCGGGCGGCGTATTAGCTTGGTTCGTTTGGTGGAGAAATAAGCGGTGGATGGGAGTTGGATCCGCCGCCTGCGATGTTGGTGAGACCGAGAGATTACTGCCCGATGCATTGAATGAGAGACGAGAGGGTTCTTACGGCGCTCTGAGGCGAGGTGAGACAGCATGA